A portion of the Blautia hansenii DSM 20583 genome contains these proteins:
- a CDS encoding LarC family nickel insertion protein: MKKALYFDCASGISGDMSVAALLDLGADKKMLLDTLDSLKLSGYKIEISEVEKSGIAACDFNVLLDKEHENHDHDMEYLHGDNHEHSHAECHHEHEHQHSAHTLHHEHRSLPDILTILENSSMTAGAKAMASKIFEILAEGEARAHRVPKEQVHFHEVGAVDSIVDIAAFAICMDFLGYEEVFLPVLKEGQGTIRCQHGILPIPVPATSNIVCTHKLPLSILPVQGELVTPTGAAIAAAITTSYTLPEIFQINKIGVGAGKREYEVPGILRVMEIQY; the protein is encoded by the coding sequence ATGAAAAAAGCACTTTATTTTGACTGTGCATCAGGAATTAGCGGAGATATGTCTGTGGCTGCTTTGCTTGACTTGGGTGCGGATAAAAAAATGCTTTTAGACACCTTAGACAGCTTAAAACTTTCCGGATATAAAATTGAAATTTCAGAAGTGGAAAAATCAGGCATTGCTGCCTGTGACTTCAACGTTTTGTTAGATAAAGAACACGAAAATCACGACCATGATATGGAATACCTCCATGGTGACAACCATGAACACAGCCATGCAGAGTGCCATCACGAACATGAGCATCAACACAGCGCCCATACACTTCATCATGAACATCGGAGCTTGCCAGACATTCTTACGATTTTAGAAAATAGCTCTATGACAGCAGGTGCAAAAGCCATGGCTTCTAAAATTTTTGAAATTCTTGCCGAAGGAGAAGCCCGTGCTCATCGTGTTCCAAAAGAACAGGTACATTTTCACGAAGTAGGAGCCGTAGACTCTATTGTTGATATTGCCGCATTTGCAATCTGCATGGATTTTCTGGGATATGAAGAAGTTTTTCTGCCTGTATTAAAAGAAGGACAGGGCACAATTCGCTGTCAGCATGGAATTCTTCCTATTCCTGTTCCAGCTACTTCTAATATTGTATGTACGCATAAGCTTCCTCTGTCTATCCTGCCTGTACAGGGAGAGCTTGTAACACCTACCGGCGCTGCAATTGCTGCTGCAATTACAACTTCTTATACTCTGCCGGAAATCTTTCAGATTAATAAAATCGGCGTAGGTGCAGGAAAAAGAGAGTATGAAGTTCCGGGGATTTTGCGAGTGATGGAAATTCAGTATTGA
- the nagA gene encoding N-acetylglucosamine-6-phosphate deacetylase — MKTWITNGYVYHYDKRRMERKDLCIEDGKICEICSPGQGERQGNIYDASGKSVIPGFIDVHTHGGCGVDVNDALKDDFEKIGHFFALQGTTSWLCSILTDTKEQTIKSIHEALKHQKEHANCANLLGIHLEGPFLSVEFKGAMPEELLRKADMELLKEYQEEAEGNIRYITVSPEVEGIPEAVPEMKKLGITVAIGHSGADYETAMKCIENGAAACTHTCNAMKLFHQHFPSMMGAALESDIYCEAICDGRHLHPGSVRLFLKAKGYDKVVAVTDSIMAAGLPDGEYKLGVNDVVVEDGDAKLKSNGVRAGSTLTTGTALKRLIDFTGAEMEDVLPLLTMNPAKLLDVDDKIGSLEAGKDADILIVDEGYNIVDTFVKGKKIER; from the coding sequence ATGAAAACCTGGATTACCAACGGTTATGTGTATCACTATGACAAACGCCGTATGGAAAGAAAAGATTTGTGTATAGAAGATGGAAAAATTTGCGAAATCTGCAGTCCGGGACAGGGAGAAAGACAAGGAAATATTTACGATGCTTCCGGAAAATCCGTAATACCGGGATTTATTGATGTGCATACCCATGGAGGATGCGGCGTAGACGTAAATGATGCGTTGAAGGATGATTTTGAAAAAATCGGTCATTTCTTTGCGCTTCAAGGGACAACCTCATGGCTTTGTTCTATTTTAACAGATACAAAAGAGCAGACAATAAAATCTATTCATGAAGCGTTAAAACATCAAAAAGAGCACGCAAATTGTGCAAATCTTTTGGGTATCCATTTGGAAGGACCGTTTCTTTCTGTAGAATTTAAAGGCGCTATGCCGGAAGAGCTTTTAAGAAAAGCAGATATGGAGCTTTTAAAAGAATATCAGGAAGAAGCGGAAGGAAATATTCGCTACATTACAGTTTCACCGGAAGTAGAAGGTATTCCCGAAGCTGTACCGGAAATGAAAAAATTGGGAATTACCGTTGCAATCGGACATTCCGGAGCAGATTATGAAACAGCTATGAAATGTATTGAAAACGGAGCGGCTGCATGTACGCATACCTGCAATGCCATGAAATTATTTCATCAGCATTTTCCGTCAATGATGGGAGCGGCTCTGGAGTCTGATATTTATTGTGAGGCAATTTGTGACGGACGTCATTTGCATCCGGGCAGCGTAAGGCTGTTTTTAAAAGCAAAAGGATATGATAAAGTTGTTGCGGTGACAGACTCTATTATGGCAGCAGGACTTCCGGACGGAGAATATAAGCTGGGTGTCAATGATGTTGTAGTAGAGGATGGAGATGCAAAATTGAAATCAAACGGCGTTCGTGCAGGAAGTACCCTGACAACAGGAACAGCGCTGAAACGACTGATTGATTTTACAGGGGCAGAAATGGAAGATGTTCTTCCGCTCTTAACAATGAACCCTGCAAAGCTTTTAGACGTAGATGATAAAATAGGAAGCCTGGAAGCCGGAAAAGATGCGGATATCCTTATTGTAGACGAAGGCTATAATATTGTAGATACTTTTGTAAAAGGAAAGAAAATAGAGAGATAA
- a CDS encoding ABC transporter substrate-binding protein — MKKKLLSMLLVGVTAMSMLAGCGGSSEEPKKEDTKTEAKDDKEEKKELDVVNVAYMPNYASLWVVTTAKEKGYFEEQGIEVKMTKFDDGPTEIAAMESGSMDVAYIGPGAHTLAIQGNVDVFCFQQLGDADCVMGLKSHGVNSLEDLKGKKVAYASGTSSETILLRALDSVGLTMDDIEAYNMEVTNMPSAMISGSIDACAPWSPNTKVITDELGDDAQVFVSNADFSDIAADPASWVCMPEYAEKNKDLLVRFTKALYKAMDFGAKEENFEEVAGYVANETKTDVETAMGQTTDGAWLTSEELLKGVEDGSVKGYYEIQQKNFLDNGKITEEAPVDDYVLFDIMTEAGK; from the coding sequence ATGAAGAAGAAATTATTATCCATGCTTTTAGTAGGAGTAACAGCAATGTCTATGCTGGCAGGCTGTGGCGGAAGCTCTGAAGAACCAAAAAAGGAAGATACAAAAACAGAAGCAAAAGACGACAAGGAAGAGAAAAAAGAGCTTGATGTTGTAAACGTGGCTTACATGCCAAACTACGCTTCTTTATGGGTAGTTACAACAGCAAAAGAAAAAGGATACTTTGAAGAACAGGGTATCGAAGTAAAAATGACAAAATTTGATGATGGTCCAACAGAAATCGCTGCTATGGAGTCCGGTTCTATGGACGTAGCTTACATCGGACCTGGTGCTCATACTCTTGCAATTCAGGGTAATGTTGACGTATTCTGCTTCCAGCAGTTGGGTGATGCTGACTGTGTAATGGGCTTAAAATCTCACGGAGTAAATTCTCTGGAAGACTTAAAGGGCAAAAAAGTAGCTTATGCTTCCGGTACATCATCTGAAACAATCTTATTACGTGCATTAGACTCTGTTGGTCTTACAATGGATGACATTGAAGCTTACAACATGGAAGTTACAAATATGCCAAGCGCTATGATTTCCGGTTCTATTGATGCTTGTGCTCCATGGTCACCAAATACAAAAGTTATCACAGATGAATTAGGTGATGACGCACAGGTATTTGTAAGTAATGCAGATTTCTCTGATATCGCAGCAGACCCTGCAAGCTGGGTATGTATGCCTGAATACGCTGAAAAGAACAAAGACTTATTAGTAAGATTTACAAAAGCACTCTACAAAGCAATGGACTTCGGTGCAAAAGAAGAAAACTTTGAAGAAGTTGCAGGATATGTAGCAAATGAAACAAAAACAGATGTTGAAACAGCAATGGGACAGACAACAGACGGTGCATGGCTTACATCTGAAGAACTGTTAAAAGGCGTTGAAGACGGAAGTGTAAAAGGATACTATGAAATTCAGCAGAAAAACTTCTTAGACAACGGTAAGATTACAGAAGAAGCTCCGGTTGATGACTATGTATTGTTTGACATTATGACAGAAGCAGGAAAATAA
- a CDS encoding ABC transporter ATP-binding protein, whose translation MAGKEGNIKVSIQGVEKKYNTRKGEVVALNGVDFDIKENEFICVIGPSGCGKSTLLNIIAGLLEPTSGQILVDGKPISGTGTDRGVVFQQYALFPWLTVKKNVEFGLKLKGLSKEECDAIAMKYLKMVELEKFADSYPKELSGGMKQRVAIARAYAMNPEVLLMDEPFGALDAQTRTQLQSELLKAWQEENKTCFFVTHDIEEAIVLATRVVIMSARPGRIKEVVDIDIPYPRDQETKMSDRFIELKNHIWGQVYQEYLEVRK comes from the coding sequence ATGGCAGGAAAAGAGGGAAATATAAAAGTAAGTATTCAGGGCGTTGAAAAGAAATACAACACACGAAAAGGTGAGGTTGTTGCTTTAAACGGTGTGGATTTTGATATTAAAGAAAATGAATTTATTTGCGTAATCGGACCATCTGGATGCGGTAAATCTACATTATTAAATATTATCGCAGGATTGTTAGAGCCTACAAGCGGACAGATTTTAGTGGACGGAAAGCCAATCAGCGGAACAGGAACGGACAGAGGCGTTGTTTTCCAGCAGTACGCATTGTTCCCATGGCTGACAGTAAAGAAAAATGTTGAATTCGGCTTAAAATTAAAGGGACTTTCCAAAGAAGAGTGTGATGCCATTGCAATGAAATATTTGAAAATGGTTGAATTGGAAAAATTTGCCGACTCTTATCCAAAGGAATTATCCGGCGGTATGAAACAGCGTGTTGCCATTGCAAGAGCTTATGCAATGAACCCGGAAGTACTTCTGATGGATGAGCCTTTCGGAGCACTGGATGCGCAGACAAGAACACAGCTTCAGTCAGAACTTTTAAAAGCATGGCAGGAAGAAAACAAAACATGTTTCTTCGTTACACATGATATTGAAGAAGCGATTGTTCTTGCAACAAGAGTTGTAATTATGAGCGCCCGTCCGGGACGTATTAAAGAAGTGGTAGATATTGATATTCCGTATCCAAGAGATCAGGAAACAAAGATGAGCGACCGATTTATTGAACTGAAAAATCATATCTGGGGACAGGTATATCAGGAATATCTGGAAGTAAGAAAATAA
- a CDS encoding VanZ family protein translates to MKKFIIYCLKPLSFLPALAVMYMIFSFSGQTGTESGSLSHEISYQIVSVADKILNKNLTENEKQIYTDRIEHPVRKLAHMTEYCILALCVSFPLYVYGVRGFLLFLLAGLFCVGFACTDEFHQSFVAGRGPSKKDVLIDSTGALIGILAVQIFCHGFLRSKKHK, encoded by the coding sequence ATGAAAAAATTTATCATCTATTGTCTCAAACCTTTGTCTTTTTTACCGGCACTTGCTGTTATGTATATGATTTTCAGCTTTTCCGGTCAAACCGGTACAGAGTCTGGAAGTCTCAGCCATGAAATCAGTTATCAAATTGTATCGGTTGCAGACAAGATTTTAAATAAAAATCTGACAGAAAATGAAAAGCAAATCTATACAGACCGAATTGAACACCCTGTAAGAAAGCTTGCTCACATGACAGAATACTGTATTCTGGCTCTTTGTGTTTCTTTTCCTCTCTATGTATATGGTGTGAGAGGTTTTCTCCTATTCCTGTTAGCGGGACTGTTTTGCGTGGGATTTGCCTGCACAGATGAATTTCACCAATCCTTTGTAGCAGGTCGAGGACCTTCAAAAAAAGATGTACTAATTGACAGTACAGGGGCTCTTATCGGAATTCTGGCAGTGCAGATTTTCTGTCATGGATTTTTACGTTCAAAAAAACACAAATAA
- a CDS encoding dihydrofolate reductase, which translates to MNLIVAVDRNWGIGKDNKLLVSIPADMKFFRTTTTGKVVILGRKTLETFPNGLPLKNRVNIVLTRDKNYKVKDAIVLHSVEEVLEEIKKYDAEDLYVIGGDSIYKQFLPYCDKAHVTKIDFAYEADAFFPNLDEMPEWKVTERSEEQTYFDIEYEFLTYEKK; encoded by the coding sequence ATGAATTTAATTGTAGCAGTAGATAGAAATTGGGGAATAGGAAAGGACAATAAGCTTTTAGTAAGTATTCCTGCAGATATGAAGTTTTTCCGTACCACAACAACAGGAAAAGTGGTTATTTTAGGAAGAAAGACATTGGAAACATTTCCTAACGGACTTCCTTTGAAAAACAGAGTGAATATTGTACTTACACGAGATAAAAATTATAAAGTTAAAGATGCCATTGTTCTTCATAGTGTAGAAGAAGTTTTAGAAGAAATAAAAAAATATGATGCAGAAGACTTATATGTTATTGGCGGAGACAGTATTTATAAACAGTTTTTGCCATATTGTGATAAAGCTCATGTGACAAAAATTGATTTTGCTTATGAAGCAGATGCTTTTTTTCCTAATCTGGATGAGATGCCGGAGTGGAAGGTGACAGAAAGAAGCGAAGAACAGACCTATTTTGATATTGAGTATGAATTTTTAACTTACGAGAAAAAATAG
- the thyA gene encoding thymidylate synthase gives MSLADDLFIRMCQDILENGTDTQGEKVRPKWEDTGEYAYTIKRFGVVNRYDLRKEFPALTLRKTALKTCMDEILWIYQRKSNNIHDLNGHIWDAWADEDGSIGTCYGDVVGRKFLYKGEETDQMDYVLKQLKENPYSRRIMTNLYQFEYLHSGALDPCCYSMTYNVTKEKDSEKLVLNGVLNQRSQDILAANNWNVCQYAILLMMVAQVNDMIPGELVHVIADAHIYDRHVPVIQELIKRETFPAPKVRLNPEVKDFYQFTTDDLIVENYQAGPQIKDIPIAV, from the coding sequence ATGAGTTTAGCAGATGATTTATTTATCCGAATGTGTCAGGATATTTTGGAAAATGGCACAGATACCCAAGGAGAAAAGGTTAGACCAAAATGGGAAGACACAGGAGAATATGCATATACAATTAAGAGATTTGGCGTGGTAAACCGCTATGACTTACGGAAAGAATTTCCGGCATTGACACTGAGAAAGACAGCTTTAAAAACCTGCATGGATGAAATTCTTTGGATTTACCAGAGAAAATCCAATAATATCCATGATTTAAACGGACATATATGGGATGCATGGGCAGATGAAGATGGTTCTATCGGTACTTGTTACGGAGATGTGGTAGGAAGAAAATTTCTTTATAAAGGTGAAGAAACAGACCAGATGGATTATGTTTTAAAACAGCTGAAGGAAAATCCATACAGCAGAAGAATTATGACAAATCTATATCAGTTTGAATATCTTCACAGTGGCGCTTTAGATCCTTGTTGTTATAGTATGACCTATAATGTAACCAAAGAAAAAGACAGTGAAAAATTAGTGTTGAACGGAGTGCTGAACCAGCGTTCACAGGATATTCTGGCAGCAAATAACTGGAACGTATGCCAGTATGCGATTTTGCTAATGATGGTTGCACAGGTAAATGATATGATACCGGGAGAATTGGTTCATGTCATTGCAGATGCTCATATTTATGACAGACATGTGCCGGTTATTCAAGAACTGATTAAGAGAGAGACATTTCCGGCGCCAAAAGTACGGTTAAATCCGGAAGTAAAAGATTTTTATCAGTTTACCACAGATGATTTAATTGTGGAAAATTATCAGGCAGGACCGCAGATTAAAGATATACCAATCGCAGTATAA
- a CDS encoding LacI family DNA-binding transcriptional regulator, whose product MTLKEIAKEANVSISTVSRVINQKNTKAASPEVQERIWNIVRKSGYTPNSTARALKLGPTTPPVEMPARTIACIYARGDSAVSDLFFSHIAKAIEQEAFKSNFFIKHSFTALDLENPDVTLRIANSPVDGAVILGRYDERILKLFTKNYKHIIYAGLNPMEDKYDQVVCDGKEIAFSAVSYLHELGHTKIGYIGEQNNEIRYTAFKDALNALGLPFSQRNAANVKLSHEGGYQGALHLINAKAGITAVFCANDNTAIGAIRAFREHGYRIPEDISVIGVDDIETAQYLSPMLTTVHIPLEEMGRMTAKILIDRITGGHRIPLKTVLPYYIAKRDTCGKVPRNRK is encoded by the coding sequence ATGACACTAAAAGAAATCGCAAAAGAAGCAAACGTTTCTATTTCTACTGTTTCCAGAGTCATTAATCAAAAAAACACAAAGGCTGCCAGCCCGGAGGTACAGGAACGCATCTGGAACATTGTAAGAAAAAGCGGATATACGCCGAATTCTACTGCCCGTGCCTTAAAGCTTGGGCCAACAACTCCCCCTGTGGAAATGCCGGCACGTACCATAGCCTGTATTTATGCAAGAGGCGACTCTGCTGTTTCAGACCTTTTCTTTTCCCATATTGCAAAGGCCATTGAACAGGAGGCTTTCAAAAGCAACTTTTTCATCAAACATTCTTTTACCGCCTTGGATTTGGAAAATCCTGACGTAACCCTCAGAATTGCCAACTCCCCCGTGGACGGAGCTGTTATTTTAGGACGATATGATGAACGTATTTTGAAACTTTTTACGAAAAATTATAAGCATATTATCTATGCGGGGCTCAATCCTATGGAAGATAAATATGATCAGGTTGTATGTGACGGAAAAGAAATTGCCTTCAGCGCTGTTTCTTATCTTCATGAATTAGGTCACACAAAAATCGGTTATATCGGAGAGCAGAATAACGAAATCCGCTACACTGCATTTAAAGATGCCTTAAACGCTCTGGGGTTGCCCTTCTCACAGAGAAATGCAGCCAATGTAAAGCTTTCTCACGAAGGCGGTTATCAGGGAGCTCTTCATTTAATCAATGCAAAAGCTGGTATTACTGCTGTTTTTTGCGCAAATGATAACACTGCCATTGGTGCAATCCGTGCATTTCGGGAGCATGGCTACCGTATTCCCGAAGATATTTCTGTAATTGGTGTAGACGACATTGAAACAGCTCAATATCTTTCACCAATGCTTACCACCGTCCATATTCCTTTAGAAGAAATGGGCAGAATGACAGCAAAAATTCTTATTGACCGCATCACCGGCGGACACCGTATTCCTTTAAAAACAGTGCTGCCTTATTACATAGCCAAAAGGGATACCTGCGGCAAAGTGCCGAGAAACCGAAAATAA
- a CDS encoding class II fructose-bisphosphate aldolase has protein sequence MPLIPLRPLLETVDKYHFAQGAFNVNAVAQAKAAIEVHEMFRSAAILQGADLANGFMGGRTDFLNATLEDKKIGAKNIANAVKKFAEDSPIPVVLHLDHGKNFDSCKAAIEGGYTSVMIDGSSLPFDENVELTREVVKYAHARGVSVEGELGVLAGVEDHVFSSTSTYTNPLKAVEFFKKTGCDALAISYGTMHGASKGKDVKLRKEIAIAIKECMMHENLFGVLVSHGSSTVPKYIVDEINALGGNIQNAYGISIDELKAAIPCGIGKINVDTDIRLAVTRNMKEFFKNNPSKRDSASIGGVYQLLEEKKDQFDPRAFLPPIMDTVMYGTIKDDDTAALVEVIEKGVKEAIGTLIVEFGSFGKAPLVEQVSLEEMIERYKKM, from the coding sequence ATGCCATTAATACCATTAAGACCATTATTGGAAACTGTTGACAAATACCATTTTGCACAGGGAGCATTTAACGTAAATGCAGTTGCTCAGGCAAAAGCAGCCATTGAAGTTCATGAAATGTTCCGTTCAGCAGCGATTTTACAGGGGGCAGATTTAGCAAACGGATTTATGGGCGGAAGAACAGATTTCTTAAACGCTACTTTGGAGGATAAGAAAATTGGCGCAAAAAATATCGCAAATGCTGTGAAAAAATTTGCGGAAGACTCACCTATTCCGGTAGTTCTTCACTTAGACCACGGTAAAAATTTTGACTCCTGTAAAGCGGCGATTGAAGGTGGATATACATCCGTTATGATTGACGGTTCTTCCCTTCCTTTTGATGAAAACGTTGAGCTTACAAGAGAAGTCGTTAAATATGCCCATGCAAGAGGTGTATCGGTAGAAGGTGAGCTGGGTGTGCTTGCAGGAGTGGAAGACCATGTATTTTCTTCTACATCTACTTACACAAATCCATTAAAAGCAGTGGAGTTCTTCAAAAAGACAGGCTGTGACGCACTGGCAATTTCTTACGGAACTATGCACGGAGCATCAAAAGGAAAAGATGTAAAATTAAGAAAAGAGATTGCGATTGCAATTAAAGAATGTATGATGCACGAAAATCTTTTCGGTGTTCTGGTATCTCACGGTTCATCCACTGTGCCAAAATACATTGTAGATGAAATTAATGCTTTGGGCGGAAATATCCAGAATGCTTACGGTATTTCCATTGACGAGTTAAAGGCAGCAATTCCTTGCGGTATCGGAAAAATCAACGTAGATACAGATATTCGTTTAGCTGTTACAAGAAATATGAAGGAATTCTTTAAAAACAATCCTTCCAAACGTGACAGCGCTTCCATTGGAGGCGTATACCAGCTATTGGAGGAAAAGAAAGACCAGTTTGACCCAAGAGCATTCCTTCCTCCGATTATGGACACAGTTATGTATGGTACAATAAAAGATGATGATACAGCAGCTTTAGTAGAAGTGATTGAAAAAGGTGTAAAAGAAGCAATCGGAACTTTAATTGTAGAATTCGGTTCTTTCGGAAAAGCTCCGCTTGTTGAGCAGGTATCCTTAGAAGAGATGATTGAACGTTACAAAAAAATGTAA
- a CDS encoding ABC transporter permease: MGKKSKGGADIIGKIPKGIWLLISFVVAMLVWTILSITPQTARCFPNAVKVLQSIGLMVERGILLEDIASSLISVFWGFLLGFVISVPVAFLMAWYRPVRFILEPWIQFIRNIPPLAYVPLVVIGVGVGRTPQIIVICLATFLIMTVTIFQGVINVDETLIKAARVLGANDANLFVKVIFPATTPFIITAIRLGISTALTTLIAAESTGAIAGLGMRIKSLANSYETTPMLLYIIIIGVIGMLAEKVLKYFERKLTSWQEKREI; the protein is encoded by the coding sequence ATGGGGAAAAAAAGTAAAGGTGGAGCCGACATCATAGGCAAAATACCAAAAGGGATATGGCTACTGATTTCATTTGTAGTAGCAATGCTGGTGTGGACAATCTTATCAATTACTCCACAGACTGCCAGATGTTTTCCAAATGCGGTTAAGGTATTACAATCCATTGGGCTCATGGTAGAGAGAGGAATTCTTTTAGAAGATATTGCAAGCAGTTTGATTTCTGTATTCTGGGGATTTTTACTTGGCTTTGTAATTTCCGTTCCGGTAGCGTTTTTGATGGCATGGTATCGTCCGGTAAGATTTATCTTAGAGCCATGGATTCAGTTTATCAGAAACATTCCACCACTGGCTTACGTACCGCTGGTAGTTATCGGTGTAGGTGTAGGTCGTACACCACAGATTATTGTTATCTGTCTTGCAACTTTCTTAATTATGACAGTTACAATTTTCCAGGGTGTTATCAACGTAGACGAAACTCTGATTAAGGCGGCAAGAGTGTTAGGTGCAAATGATGCAAATCTGTTCGTGAAGGTTATCTTCCCGGCAACAACACCATTCATTATTACAGCAATAAGACTTGGTATTTCAACAGCACTTACAACATTGATTGCAGCAGAGTCAACAGGAGCGATTGCGGGTCTTGGTATGAGAATTAAATCCTTGGCAAACTCCTATGAAACAACACCAATGCTTCTCTACATCATTATTATCGGTGTTATCGGTATGCTGGCTGAGAAAGTTCTTAAATACTTTGAAAGGAAGTTAACATCATGGCAGGAAAAGAGGGAAATATAA
- a CDS encoding 6-phosphogluconolactonase, translating to MTKHEYYTYTKEELLNKGAKLPVIVMEDNAAVFQSMAEEMAEEIKKNNAEGKKTVFICPVGPVGQYPYFVEMVNQEKISLKNVWFINMDEYLDDDKKWVPETHPLSFRGFMNRTVYSKIAPELVMPEEQRVFPDPENVEYIPQLIEKLGGVDICFGGIGINGHVAFNEADASLSNEEFLAQKTRVLDITKETRTANAIGDFNGALEDMPKYCVTIGIYEIAHARKIRLGCFRNWHRAVVRRTAYGEATSDFPVSLLTNHQDINLKITEFVAALEG from the coding sequence ATGACGAAACATGAATATTACACTTACACAAAGGAGGAACTTTTAAACAAAGGAGCTAAGCTGCCGGTGATTGTAATGGAAGATAATGCAGCGGTATTTCAATCCATGGCGGAGGAAATGGCAGAAGAAATTAAGAAAAACAATGCAGAAGGCAAGAAAACGGTATTTATTTGTCCGGTAGGTCCGGTAGGACAGTATCCTTATTTTGTGGAAATGGTAAATCAGGAAAAAATCAGTCTGAAAAATGTTTGGTTTATTAACATGGACGAATATTTGGATGATGATAAAAAATGGGTTCCGGAAACACATCCGTTAAGCTTCCGTGGCTTTATGAACAGAACAGTATATAGCAAGATTGCTCCGGAATTAGTTATGCCGGAAGAACAGAGAGTATTTCCTGATCCGGAAAATGTAGAATATATTCCACAGTTGATTGAAAAACTGGGCGGTGTGGATATTTGCTTCGGCGGTATTGGTATTAACGGACATGTTGCCTTTAATGAAGCAGATGCGTCTTTAAGCAACGAAGAATTTCTGGCTCAGAAAACAAGAGTTTTAGATATTACAAAGGAAACAAGAACGGCAAATGCTATTGGAGATTTTAACGGAGCATTGGAAGATATGCCAAAATATTGCGTGACAATCGGTATTTATGAAATTGCCCATGCCAGAAAAATTCGCCTGGGATGCTTCAGAAACTGGCACAGAGCTGTGGTAAGAAGAACCGCTTACGGAGAAGCTACCTCTGATTTTCCGGTATCTCTGCTGACAAATCATCAGGATATCAATCTGAAAATTACAGAGTTTGTAGCCGCATTGGAGGGATAA